A DNA window from Fusarium fujikuroi IMI 58289 draft genome, chromosome FFUJ_chr11 contains the following coding sequences:
- a CDS encoding related to high affinity methionine permease, translated as MGLPFSPKSQATSQAVPEHPQSDSEASIIRDGDLAYVRQTAGNGASGYQEAVGAPVETRSPLGYHVNWLTIIFLNLNHMVGTGIFSTPATILRLTGSVGLALVYWVIGFLLAVAGLAVHMEFTSYFPNRSGSEVVWLEQGFPRPKHLFPVAFAVQSVLLSFSSSNTIVLSNYLWRIVGRDPEPWELKGVAIAAYTLAVITVIAHNRYSLWAINVIGALKLLLLLFISISGLVILGGHFGRIENPGINFRHGFQGTTSSGYSLSQAMVNITFAFSGWQNAFSMANEIKNPIPTLKKNATASLLIVFSLYFLCNVAYFAAVPKDIFLESKELAAAVFFRTAFGSSAESALNFCVLLSSFGNLLAVLISQSRQIREIARQGVLPWTEFWVSTKPFGTPIGPYLLKWGFTFLMIVAPPAGDAFQFVVSLKTYPDAIFHAAMGVGLLLIRRRRSRSGTPRSDFRAWWALVILYLLAQAFLLVMPWIPPEGGIYAGTVSFLWCTYMIVGIGIMAVCGIYYYLWMKVLPRWGNYSIRSQVISVDDNGANTHRLLRVPNSEVAQWDATHDDLGRDIPPQQVISSNNSSSEK; from the exons ATGGGATTGCCTTTCAGCCCGAAGTCGCAGGCTACTAGCCAGGCTGTTCCAGAGCACCCACAGTCGGACTCTGAGGCTTCTATCATTCGTGATGGCGACCTTGCCTACGTACGTCAAACAGCTGGGAATGGCGCTTCAGGATATCAAGAGGCTGTCGGTGCTCCTGTCGAGACACGATCGCCGTTAGGATACCACGTCAATTGGCTGACTATAATATTCCTGAACCTCAATCATATGGTCGGCACCGGCATCTTCTCCACGCCAGCTACCATCCTGCGCCTCACAGGCTCAGTCGGTCTAGCCCTCGTCTACTGGGTCATTGGATTCCTCTTGGCTGTCGCAGGACTCGCTGTCCACATGGAGTTCACCAGTTACTTCCCCAACCGCAGCGGGTCCGAGGTCGTGTGGCTTGAGCAGGGCTTCCCCCGACCCAAGCACCTTTTCCCTGTCGCCTTCGCTGTTCAATCTGTGCTGCTGTCATTCAGTAGCAGCAACACGATTGTCCTCTCCAACTACCTCTGGCGTATCGTTGGCCGTGATCCGGAACCCTGGGAACTCAAGGGCGTTGCTATTGCAGCTTACACGCTAGCTGTCATTACTGTGATCGCTCATAACAGGTATTCGCTCTGGGCGATCAACGTTATCGGTGCCTTGAAGCTGCTTCTGCtactcttcatctccatctcgggACTTGTCATCCTCGGAGGCCATTTCGGCCGGATTGAGAACCCGGGCATTAACTTCCGCCATGGTTTTCAAGGCACTACATCGAGCGGTTACAGTCTATCTCAGGCCATGGTCAACATCACTTTTGCCTTCTCAGGTTGGCAAAACGCTTTCAGCATGGccaatgagatcaagaatccCATCCCAACCTTGAAAAAGAATGCCACCGCTTCCTTGCTCATTGTCTTCTCTCTATACTTCCTCTGCAACGTCGCCTACTTTGCGGCAGTCCCCAAGGACATCTTTCTAGAATCGAAAGAGCTGGCCGCTGCAGTTTTCTTTCGGACGGCCTTTGGATCATCCGCTGAATCTGCCCTGAACTTTTGTGTCCTCCTGAGCTCCTTTGGTAACCTTCTCGCTGTCCTTATCAGTCAGTCCCGTCAAATTCGCGAGATTGCACGTCAAGGCGTCCTCCCTTGGACGGAATTCTGGGTCTCAACTAAACCTTTTGGCACTCCCATCGGTCCCTATCTACTCAAATGGGGCTTCACCTTTCTGATGATCGTCGCTCCCCCAGCAGGTGACGCCTTTCAGTTCGTTGTCTCTCTCAAGACGTACCCAGACGCCATTTTCCACGCTGCCATGGGCGTTGGTCTTCTACTAATCCGTCGCCGCCGTTCTCGATCGGGTACTCCCAGATCTGACTTCCGAGCATGGTGGGCTCTTGTTATACTTTACCTCTTAGCCCAAGCCTTTCTGCTCGTCATGCCCTGGATTCCACCAGAGGGCGGTATTTATGCCGGAACAGTTAGTTT CCTATGGTGTACCTACATGATTGTCGGAATTGGCATCATGGCTGTCTGCGGTATCTACTACTACCTTTGGATGAAGGTCCTCCCTCGCTGGGGTAACTACAGCATTCGATCCCAGGTAATTTCCGTGGACGACAATGGCGCGAATACGCATCGCCTTTTGCGGGTGCCCAATTCTGAGGTGGCTCAGTGGGATGCTACCCATGACGATCTTGGCCGCGATATACCACCTCAGCAGGTAATCAGTAGCAACAATAGTAGCTCTGAGAAGTAG